A segment of the Deltaproteobacteria bacterium genome:
TAAAGAAAATGTCAAAGACTAAAGATGCGACTTCATGAGCCCGACTGCAAATATCGTAGGGACAGAGGGTTAGGAGAAAAGAAATTTATGAGAGTGAGAATGTAATTGGTGAGGAATCGCCGACATAAAGTCAGAAGACTCCTAGAACATAAGGAACTCATCAGAAACCTAGTCATCCGCGACTTGAAGGTAAGGTACAAAAGGTCCATTTTGGGGGTCTTCTGGGCCCTCTTAGAACCGTTGGTCTTGATGATCCTCTTTACGGTGGTCTTTTCCCTCCTTTTACGGATCCGCATCGAGAACTACCCCGTCTTCGTACTATGCGGGATCTTGCCCTGGAGCTTTTTTAGCACTGCCCTCTCTTATTCCACCACCTCCATCGCCGAAAACGCCAATTTGATCAAGAAGATCTATTTCCCCCGGGAGATCATCCCCTTGGCGGTGATCATATCCCGCTTGGTGAATTTTCTCCTCTCCTTGGGGCTTTTCTTTATCTTCCTTTTGGCCTTTAAGATAAGGCTCTCGTATTCCCTCGCATATCTCCCCTTGATCTTGGCTGTCCAATTGATCTTTATCTTAGGGCTTTCCCTCTTTTTCTCCTCTTTGAATACCTTCTACCATGATGTGGGGTTTATATTGCAGTTCATCCTCTTTGGCTGGTTTTATATCACACCCATCTTCTACCCCGTCTCTATGATCCCCCAGAAGTTTCTTCCCTTTTATCTCTTAAATCCTATGGCGACTATCGTATACTCTTATCGAAATGTTCTCTTCCGAGGGATACCACCAGACTTCACTTACTTGCTGATCTCCTTTTTTATAAGTATCTTTTGCTTTTTGGTGGGGGTTCATATCTTTCGTCGGCTGGAATTCCGCTTCGCGGAGGTCCTATAGGTATGGAGAAGGCGATTGATGTCATTGACGTCTGTAAGATGTTCCGGCTCTATCGTGAAAGATCCGGCATGCTCAAGGAGGCCTTTATAAACCTCTTTCGCGGGGGAGACAAATATGAT
Coding sequences within it:
- a CDS encoding ABC transporter permease, producing MRNRRHKVRRLLEHKELIRNLVIRDLKVRYKRSILGVFWALLEPLVLMILFTVVFSLLLRIRIENYPVFVLCGILPWSFFSTALSYSTTSIAENANLIKKIYFPREIIPLAVIISRLVNFLLSLGLFFIFLLAFKIRLSYSLAYLPLILAVQLIFILGLSLFFSSLNTFYHDVGFILQFILFGWFYITPIFYPVSMIPQKFLPFYLLNPMATIVYSYRNVLFRGIPPDFTYLLISFFISIFCFLVGVHIFRRLEFRFAEVL